GCGGTCTACTTTGGCACGGACTGAACCCAAATCCTCTTGGAAAGTAACTGTTTCCAACTGAGGTAAAAAGCTTTCCAAAGGTTTTTCTAAATCAGCGTCGTAGAAAAATCGGCCATCGGCTAAACGTGCGCGGATAACTCTTTCATTGCCCACAGCAATAATGTCTGATTTAGCCGTGTCACCGTTAGAAATTGTGACAAAATTTGGGAGTAATTCCTTGGTATTTGTAGCTCTAAACACAGGAAAATAACGCTGGTGACTCACCATAACAGTGGTAATCACCTCAGTAGGCAAGTTCAAAAATTCTTGTTCAAATTTGCCGACAACTGCTGAGGGAAATTCTACGAGATTTGTGACTTCCTCTAATAAATCTGGGTAAATCTCTGCATAGCCATCCAGTTTTTGTACAGATTCTTTGACTTGCTGTGTGATGGTATTTTTCCGTTCTTCGGTATCAACTACGACATATGCAGAGCGAAGTGTAGTGACATAATCAGTAGCGTGGGCAATGGTCACGGGTTCTGGATGCAAGACGCGATGACCGTGGGAGATGCCATCGCTCTTTAGCGTCTGCGAACCATTTTCTAATTTTATGGGCAGCACCGCCTCATCTAACAAAGCAACCAACCAACGAATGGGTCGGGAAAATTTCTGATCCCCATCACCCCAACGCATCAATCGTTTCCCTTCTAAACTCCAAATCCATTGGGGTACAAGTTCTGTCAAAATTTCCGCTATAGGACGACCGGGGGTTACTTTCTGTACAAAGACAAAATTCCCTTTATCAGTGGCGCGAACTTCCAAGGCGTCGAGTTCCACACCTTGCTTTTTGGCAAAGCCTTGCGCTGCTGGCGTCGGTTTCCCATCTTTGAAAGCTGCTTGGGCGGGGGGACCTTTAACTTCCTCTTCACGGTCGCTTTGTTGGGATGGTAGACCTTTGATGAGTACAGCTAGACGGCGGGGAGTCCCGTAAACTTCCACAGCATCTGCTTTGAGGCTGTTTTCTTCCAGAGTTTCGGGAATACGGGATTTCCACTGCGCGATGGCGTCACGGAGAAAGCTTGCAGGTAGTTCTTCTGTACCAACTTCTAATAAAAACGCAGGCATAGGACTATTTTTTCAAGGAAAGCGTGGCTTAACTATATTAGTCAATTCAATCAGTTTACCTTGCCTGTCATGCCTGCGTTACATTGAGTTTGCTAGGTTCTTTTCTATTTCTGTTGCGGTAATGTAGTCATGGTTAAAC
The sequence above is a segment of the Mastigocladopsis repens PCC 10914 genome. Coding sequences within it:
- the glyS gene encoding glycine--tRNA ligase subunit beta, with protein sequence MPAFLLEVGTEELPASFLRDAIAQWKSRIPETLEENSLKADAVEVYGTPRRLAVLIKGLPSQQSDREEEVKGPPAQAAFKDGKPTPAAQGFAKKQGVELDALEVRATDKGNFVFVQKVTPGRPIAEILTELVPQWIWSLEGKRLMRWGDGDQKFSRPIRWLVALLDEAVLPIKLENGSQTLKSDGISHGHRVLHPEPVTIAHATDYVTTLRSAYVVVDTEERKNTITQQVKESVQKLDGYAEIYPDLLEEVTNLVEFPSAVVGKFEQEFLNLPTEVITTVMVSHQRYFPVFRATNTKELLPNFVTISNGDTAKSDIIAVGNERVIRARLADGRFFYDADLEKPLESFLPQLETVTFQEDLGSVRAKVDRICNIAKLITEQLQLSDKEQENIQRAALLCKADLVSQMVYEFPELQGVMGQKYALFSGEDEAVATAIFEHYLPRGADDIFPKSLPGQVVGLADRLDTLVSIFGLGLIPTGSSDPFALRRAANAIVNITWTANLPINLQQLLEKIATDFANKRHKERNQLVAALQEFFLQRIRTLLQEEKQIDYDLVNAVLGENDPEYAQRALQDLLDVRDRATFLQQIRNDGTLDNIYETVNRSTRLAAQGDLDTKQLDPTSVVRTSLFQKPSEEAFYNAMVDLVPQTQAAQQSRNYRQLVTALLQITPTVSNFFDGPESVLVMDPNPEIKRNRLNLLGLVRNHTRVLADFGTIVKNL